The window CGACGGTCACCCGCCCGGCGGCCCGCGCCCAGGGGGGTTGGCAAAGTCGCGTCGCGGACCCGGCGGGACTCTGCCGACACCCCTTAGCGGTCGGCCGCCCGGTGGCGCTTGAGCTCGCGCCGGGCCAGCGAGCGCTTGTGCACCTCGTCCGGTCCGTCGGCCAGGCGCAGTGTGCGGTTGCCGGCCCAGAGCTGGGCGAGCGGGGTGTCCTGGCTGACGCCGGCCGCGCCGTGGGCCTGGACGGCCTTGTCGAGGATCCATTCGACGGTGCGCGGGGTGGCGATCTTGATGGCCTGGATCTCGGCGTGCGCGCCGCGGTTGCCGACGGTGTCCATCAGCCAGGCGGTCTTCAGCACCAGCAGCCTCAACTGCTCGATCCGGACCCGGGATTCGGCGATCCAGTCCTGCACCACGCCCTGCTCCGCGAGCGGGCGCCCGAAGGCCACCCGGTCCAGCGTCCGGCGGCACATCAGCTCGACGGCGCGTTCGGCGATGCCGATGGCCCGCATGCAGTGGTGGATCCGGCCGGGTCCGAGCCTGGCCTGGGCGATCGCGAAGCCGGAGCCCTCGGCGCCGATCAGGTGGCCGGCCGGGACCCGGACGCCGTCGAAGTGGACCTCGGCGTGGCCGCCGTGGTCGGCGTCGTCGTAGCCGAACACCTTCATGCCCCGCCGGACGGTGACCCCGGGGGTGTCGCGCGGGACGAGGATCATGCTCTGCTGACGGTGCGGCTCGGCGCCGGGGTCGGTCTTGCCCATCACGATGAAGATCCGGCAGCGCGGGTTCATCGCGCCGGTGATGTACCACTTGCGCCCGGTCACGACGTACTCGTCGCCGTCGCGCTCGATCCGGGTGGCGATGTTGGTGGCGTCCGAGGAGGCGACGTCGGGCTCGGTCATCGCGAAGGCGGAGCGGATCTCGGCGTCCAGCAGGGGCCGCAGCCACCGCTCGCGCTGCTCGGCGGAGCCGAACTGGGCGAGCAGCTCCATGTTGCCGGTGTCCGGGGCGGCGCAGTTGAGGGCGGGCGGCGCGAGCTGCGGGCTGCGCCCGGTGATCTCGGCGAGCGGCGCGTACTGGAGGTTGGTCAGGCCGGCGCCGCCCTGCCCCGGCCGGTCCGGGTGGTCCGGGTGGTCCGGGTGGTCCGGCCGGTCCGGGTGGTCCGTGTGGTCCGGGTGGTCCGGCAGGAAGAGGTTCCACAGGCCCTGCTTGCGGGCCTCGGCCTGCAGCTCGGCGACGATCGGCGGCACGTCCCAGACGGGCCGGGCGGGGTCGGCCAGCTCGGCCTCCAGGACGGCTTCGGCCGGGTACACGTGCCGGTCCATGAAGGCCAGCAGGCGCTCGCGCAGCTCTTCGGTCCGGGCGTCGTAGGCGAAATCCATCGGTCGGTGCTCCTACCGGGCGGTGAGGGTGGTCAGGCCGTGTTCGGCGAGGACGGGTGCGATCTCGGCGGCCCGCTCGAAGCCGGCGCCGAGGGTGCGGCCCTGCCGGAAGCGGAAGTGGATGCCCTCGGCGACGACGGCGAGCTTGAAGGAGGCGAAGGCCACGTACCAGTCGAGGTCGGCGGCGGCGCGTCCGGTGAGTTCGGCGTAGCGGGCGACGAGTTCGGCGGCGGCGGGGAAGCCGGGGGCGGTGGCGGCGGAGGGGATGATGCCGCCGCCGACACCGGCGAGTTCGGTGTACATCACCAGCAGGCCGACGTCGGTGAGCGGGTCACCGAGGGTGGACATCTCCCAGTCCAGGACGGCGGTGATGGCGTCGTGCCCGTCGACGAGCACGTTGTCCAGCCGGTAGTCGCCGTGGACGAGCGCGGGCGCCGGGGAGTCGGGCAGCCGGGCGGCGAGCAGCTCGTGCAGCCGGTCGACGCCGGGCAGGTCGCGGCTGCGGGAGGCGGCGAGCTGGGTGGACCAGCGGCGCAGCTGGCGCTCCAGGAAGCCCTCGGGGCGGCCGAAGTCGGCGAGGCCGACGGCGGCCGGGTCGATCCGGTGCAGGGCGGCGAGGGTGTCGACCAACCGCTCGCCGAGGGCGTGGACGCGCTTCTCGCCGAGGGCGGCGAGCGGGCCGGCGTCGCGGTGCGCGGTGCCGGGGACGTACTCCATCAGGTACCAGGGCGCGCCGAGGACGTCCGCACCGGTGTCCAGCAGCAGGGTGGCGGGGACGGGGACGCCGGTGCCGCGCAGGGCGGTCATCACCCGGTGCTCGCGGCCCATGTCGTGGGCGGTGGCCAGCACGTGCCCGAGCGGCGGGCGGCGCAGCACCCAGCGGGAGGTGCCGTCGGTCAGCAGGTAGGTGAGGTTGGAGCGGCCGCCCTCGATCAGCTCGGCCCGCAGCGCGCCCCGGACGGTGCCGGGCAGTTCGCGGTCCAGATGGCCGCGGAGCCGGTCGAGGTCCAGCCCGGGCGGGTCGGCGGGGGTGTCGGGCATGGGCTCACTCTCCTGGTCAGCGTTTCTGACTAAGCGCTTGCTTAGCATTCAGCGGAGGGCTGTGCGCTGTCAATGCCGCCGTACCGCCACAATGTCGCCATGAGGTTGATCCACACCCTGGCCGGCGCGCTGATCCTGGTGCTCACCGTCGCGAGCATCCTGCGCACCCTGGTCGTGCCGCGCGGCCTGTACTCCTCCCTGGTGCACCGGCTCTGGCGGGGCCTGCGGGCGCTGCTGCGGCTGTCCGCCACGCCCTTCGGCGGCTACCGCGCCCAGGACCGGGCGCAGACCTGGCTGGCGCCGCTGATCCTGCTGGGCATGCTCGGGGTGTGGCTCGGCAGCATGCTGCTCGCGTACACCCTGCTGCTGCACGGCACCTCGCGGCTGAACTGGGCGGTCTCCTTCCGGGAGGCCGGCTCCAGCCTCTTCACCCTCGGCTTCGCCAGCGGGGACCGGCTCCACCTCTCGGTCATCGACTTCATGGCCGCCGCCAGCGGCCCGCTGGTGATCGCCCTGCAGATCGCCTACCTGCCGACCCTGTACGGCGCCTACAACCGCCGCGAGGTGGAGGTGACGCTCCTCAAGTCCCGGGCCGGCGAACCCGCCTGGGGCCCGGAGCTGCTGGCCCGGCAGTCCCTCGTGGACACCGAGACCGCGCTCCCCCAGCTCTACCGCGACTGGGAGCGGCTCGCCGCCGACATCGGCGAGAGCCACTCCAACTACCCCGTACTGCTGTCGTTCCGCTCCCCGCAGCCGAACCGCAGCTGGGTGGTGGGCCTGATCGCCGTCATGGACGCCGCCGCGATCCACCTGGCGATCAACCCGCGCTCGGCGCCGCCCGAGGCCCGCCTCGTCCTGCGGGCCGGCTTCACCGCGCTGCGCGACGTCGGCAGCTCGCTGCGCGTCGCCTTCGACCCGGACCCGGCGCCGGACAGCCCGATCCGCCTCAGCTTCACCGAGTTCGACGCGGCGGTGGCGATGATCACCGCCGCCGGGTTCCCCCGCGAACGCTCCGCCTCCGACGCCTGGCCGCACTTCCACGGCTGGCGCGTCAACTACGAGGCCCTGGCCTACGAACTGGCCCGCCGCAGCGACGCCGTGCCCGCCCTGTGGACCGGCCCGCGCGACTTCACCGCCCCGCCCATCCCCCCGGCCCGCCCCGCCGACCGCCGACCGGAGGCACCGCCCCAGGGCTGGTAGGCCGGCGGCCACCCGGCCGGACGTCAGTACCCGGGTGCGCCGCCGTCGGGCCACCGGCACGCCCGGGCCATCGCCACCAACGGCGGCGCCTCGGCGGTGGGCGGGACCTCGTTCACGACCTGGTAGCCCCACGCCTCGTACAGGGCGAGCACCTTGCCGCCCCCGGCCGCCGGGTTGACCATCAGCATGACGCGCCCCTCGCCACGGCCGCCCGTGAGCCCCTCGTGGATCCGGCGCGCGGCACCGGTGCCGCGCCAGCGTGCGCGCACCCCCAGCTCCCTGAGCGCGAAGGTCGGCGCGGCCGTCAGCTCCGGAGGTGTCGCCCTGGCCAGCCGGGCCCACCAGCGGTCGCCGGACTCCACGGTGTTGCCGTACGCGTACCCGACCGGCTCGGTGCCGTCGTACCCGAGGACGGCCTCGAACCCCGGCTGCCCGCTGTGCAGCTCCAGGCGCTCGACGAAGGCCGCGACGGCGTAGTTCGGCAGGTGCAGCAACGGCGCCCGCACCTCCGCGTACAGCGCGACCAGCGCCCGGCGCAGGGCCGCCGTCAGTTCCCGGTGGTGGCGCAGCACCGTCTCCGTCATGGGGCAGCCCTCTCCGGCTCGCGAACGTCCTGCTCCCACGGTTCCGCACGAACACCGCCCGCCGCCAGAGGGGGTTCGGCACGCCGCCGAACCGGCCGAGCACGTCGGCCGCGCTCCGGGACCGGGTATCGCGGCCCCGGCCGTGGGGCGGCGGTCGCGTCGGCCGGCCGCCGCACGGGCGCGGCGCGTCAGACGTCGACCGGGGCGGCGGTGGCCAGCGAGCGCTCGGCGGCGGAGAGGATCTCGACCACCCGCAGGCCGAAGGCCGCGCCGCAGGGGTGTGGCTCGCCGGTGCGGGCGGAGTCGCGCAGGGCGTCCAGGGCGCGGTGGAGCGCGGCCAGCGGGCCCTCGCCGCGCTCGGGGAGGTGGACGACGCCCGACTCGCCGCGCAGCTCCATGCCCGTGCCGCCGGCCGCGAGCGGGGCGGTCAGGCTGAGCGCGAGGGTGCTGGACGCGCCACCGGCGTGCAGCAGCACGAGGTGGACGGTGTCCCGGGGGCCGGCGACCGCGGTCACCCGGACCGCGTCGCCCAGCACCGGGAGCAGCACCGAGAGCGCGTGGGGGCCGACGTCCCAGAGCGCGCCCTTCTCCTGCCGCCAGGGCGAGGCCGCGTACGGGCTGGTGCTGTCGGGTGCGAAGACCGAGCCGAGCCAGTCGGAGCGGCCGGTGAACCAGCCGCCGGTGGCGGCCTGCTTCTCGATCCACGGCAGCTGCTCGCCGCCGAAGCGGACGGTGAAGAAGACCACCGTGGCGACGCCGTGCGCCTCGGTGGCCTGGACGACACGCCGGGCGTCCGGGACGGTCAGCGCGACCGGCTTGTCCAGCAGCAGGTGGCAGCCGGCCTCGGCGGCGCGCACCGCGAGGTCCGCCTGGACGGTCGGCGGCAGCGCGATGGAGACGGCGTCCACCTCGGCGAGCAGCCGGTCGAGGTCCTGGTGGCCGGGCACGCCGTGCGCCTCGCCGAGCGCGGCGGCCGCCTCGGGCCGGCGGCCCCAGACGCCCGCGAGCTCGAAGTCGGGGTGCTCCGCCAGTACGGGCGCGTGCACCCGCTCCGCCCAGGGGCCGGTGCCCAGCAGTCCGATCCGCATGCTCTCTCTTCTCCCTCGCTCGTCCCTGCCCGGCGCCGTCGCGCGCTGCTCAGCGCTGGACGCGGGCCAGGGTGAACCCGTCGTAGCCCTTGCTGCCGACCGTCTGTACGGAGGTCGCGGACACCCGCGGCTCGGCGGCGATCAGGTCGTGCAGCCGGCGGATCGCGACCACCGCCGGGTCGTCGCTGTCCGGGTCGGCGACGGCGCCGCGGCGCACCACGTTGTCGACCACGATCAGCGAGCCCGGGGCGGTGAGCTCCAGCGCCCGGGCGAAGTACTCGGGGTTGCTCTGCTTGTCCGCGTCGATGAACACCAGGTCGAACGGCTCGGCGCCGTCCGCCACCAGCGCGGCCAGCGAGTCGGCGGCGCGGCCGAGCCGGACCTCGGCGACCTTCTCCAGGCCCGCCCGCGCGAGGTTCGCCCGGGCGACCTCGGCGTGCGCCGGGTCGATCTCCAGGGTGATCAGGGTGCCGTCGGCGGGCAGTGCCCGGGCCAGCCAGATCGCGCTGTAGCCGCCGAGCGTGCCGACCTCCAGGATGCGCCGCGCGCCCTGGGTGAGGGCCAGCAGGTGCAGCAGCTTGCCCTGGTTGGGCGCCACCGCGATGGGCGGCAGCCCCGCGGCTTCGGCGGCGGCCGTCGCGGCCTCCAGCACCGGGTCGTGCCCGACCAGCCGCTCGGAGAAGTAGGCATCCACCGCGTCCCACGTCTGCTCCGCCACAACGCCCTCCACCTGCTGCTTTACATGCCACCGCCGGGGTAGCCCGATGCTACCCCGGCGGGAGGACAGCTCTGCTGGAACGCTCCGTGACGATCAGTCCACCGCGGGAGCGCCCACCGCGGGCTCGGCGGCGGCGGCCGCCGCCTCCTCGGCCTCCCGGGCCCGGGCGGCCTTGCCGGCCCGGCGCTTCATCAGCCAGGCCGAGAGGGCGCCGCCGGCCGCGGCCAGCAGCAGACCCACCCAGGAGAAGCGCGACAGCCACTGCTCGGCGACCTTGCCGACCTGGTACACCAGCAGGGTGGTGCCGCCGGCCCAGACCACGCCGCCCAGCACGTTGGCGATCAGGAACTTCCAGTACGGCATCTTCAGCGCGCCCGCGAGCGGGCCGGCGAAGATCCGCAGCAGCGCGATGAAGCGGCCGAAGAAGACCGCCCACATGCCCCACTTCTGGAACGAGCGCTCGGCACTGGCCAGGTGGTCCGGCCCGAAGTGCTTGGGGAACTTCCGTCCGAGCTTCTCGAACAGCGGCTTGCCGCCCTTGCGCCCGATCGAGTAGCCGATCGAGTCGCCGATGATCGCCCCGAGGATCGCGCAGACCGCGACCCAGACCGGGCTGACCACACCGCGGGCGGACAGCAGGGCCGCCGACACCAGGGCGATCTCGCCGGGCAGCGGGATGCCCAGGGACTCCAGCCCGATGATCAGCGCGACCAGGGCGTACACCGCACCCGGTGGGACGCTCTCGATCCAGGCGTCGATGTGCAAGGCCGTACCTCCGTGGCAGGACGAGATCCGTTCGTGGGACGGGCCGTGCCCGGTCCGGCGGGTCTCGACGACGATCCGATGGCGGCACCAGGCCGCTCCCCGAAAGATGCAGCCTAACGTGCCGGGCGGCCTGTCCCCCCGGCCGATCACCCCCGATTACGACGTACGACACACCTCCGTGGTTCCGGATGGCGGCACCCGGCGTCGGGAAGCGGGGCCGGGCCCGCACGCCCCGGCGGACGGTGGCCCGGTGGTCGGTGTCGGAGCGCGGGCGGCGTCCGGGGTCAGACGCGGTACGCGGCGACGTAGCGGGCGGGGTCCCGGTGGAGGTCGCCGCGCCAGCGTCGCAGGCAACGGTCGGCGAACGTGCTGCCGGTCTCGACGAGGTCGTCCAGCGGGTCGAGGCAGGCGGGGACGTGCGGAGGCTCGACGCCGGCGGCGACACGGGCGGACAGGCCGGCCCGGGCGAGGCGGAGGAGTTCGGCGGCGAGGGGTCGGACGGGGTCGCCACCGAGCTTGGCGGACAGGCCCAGGGCGGGGAGCGCGGCGAGTGCGGCGTGATGGTCCTGCGGGGTGTAGTGCCCGAGCAACTCCCAGACTGCGGCTCAGGATTCGGGGTGCTACGTCAGACCGGTCCACAGGGAACGGCGACCCGGCCCCGCGCTCCGGGCACCGGGTGCGGGAGGGAACGCGGGAACGCAAAGCTCGTATCGAACATCGACACCGCACCTCTCCGCCGCGGGACTCCCGCCCAGCCTCGGCGAGGCATCGTTCGCATGCCACCCAGCGGCACCCATCCGGCGACCGCCCGGTGGCGCCGGGCCGGCCCCCGCCGGCGACGGATCAGCGCGCGCCGGCCCTGGAACGGCGGTGGTAGTCCACGGTGACGATCGCGAGCAACGGGCCCCAGAGCAGCAGCGGGGCGTAGCAGAGGGTCATGGCCAGACCCGCCAGGCCGTGCGGGGCCTCCGGGTTGCCCATGGCGTTCGGGCCGTACCACCCGCCGAAGCCGGCGGCGAAGGTGAGCGCGGTGACCGCCACCGCCCCCAGTCCGGCGGGGACCACGGCGGCCCATGGACGCACCCGGCGGCCGCCGATCAGCGGCAGCCAGCTGGGGGTGACCCGGCCCCAGGGGCGGACCAGGCCCAGGGAGAGGAAGGCCAGCGTCTCGGCGAGCGCGCTCAGGGCGAGCACGTAGAGGGTGGCCCAGCCCGGCATGTGGGCCGTCATCTGCCGTTCCATCGCCCCGGAGAATCCGACCGGGATGCCGACGCCCAGGGCGACCCGCCAGAGCCCGGACGGGACGGCGGTCAGCGCCGCGACCTTGGCCACCCGGACCGCCCACGGTGCGGCGGGCCGGTACGGGAGCGGGGTGGCGACGGCACTGGTGGTGGGGGTGACCGCGGTGTCCAGCATCGGAGTTCCTCTCGTCGTTCGGTGTGCCTCCAGCCTGGCGGCGGGGCCGGTACCGGCGGCAGATGCCGATCGGGAGGTCCGCGGGCGCCCCGCCGCCCCGGCATGTGCCGTTCGGCACGGGTGGCGGCGCCGCCCGGTGCATAGGCTGGGCGCATGATCGGGGAATGGGGGAGCATCGTGCCGGTGCTCGCGGTGGCGGCCGCAGTGCGGATCGGACGGCCACGGCCGACGGCGGCGGCGGGGGTGGTCTCGCTCGCGCTGACCGCCGTCGGGGCGGCGCTGGGCGGCTTCGGCGAGGACGGCCCGGCGGGGCCGGTCGGGGTGGCCGAACTGATCGGGCTGCTGGTCCTGGTGACGGTGACGGTGCGCACCGGCCGGGGCCGGGTGGCCGTCGGGGTCCTGGCGGCGGCGCTGCTCTGCTGGCCGCTGCGCTATGCCGCGCCGGTCGAGGGCTGGCAGCAGGTCGGACTCCTCGGCTTCGGCGCGGTCGGGGCCCTGGGGGCGGCGCTGGTCGGCTTCTACCTCTGGTCGCTGGACGGCCTCCGGCGCCGCGAGGTGGCGGCCGCACGCCGGGCCGAACAGCTGGAACTCGCCCACGACCTGCACGACTTCGTGGCCCACGACGTCAGCGGGATGGTCGCGCTGGCCCAGGCCGGCGGCTTCCTGGCGGAGCCGCACCCCGAACTGGCCGGGGTGTTCCGGCGGATCGAGCAGTCCGGCCAGCAGGCGCTCTCCTCGCTGGACCGGACGGTCGCCCTGCTGCGCACCCCGGACGAGGACGCCGCCGGCCGCCGGGCCCCGCAGCCCGGCCTGGCCGAACTCCCCGCGCTGGCCGAACGGTTCACCGCCTCCGGGGCCGCCGAGGTCCGGCTCGACCTGCCGGAGCGGCCGGTCGGCCGGGAGGCCGGGGCCACCGTCCACCGGATCGTGGTCGAGGCGCTGACCAATGTCCGGCGGCACGCCCCCGCCGCCCGATCGGTCACCGTGTCCGTCCGCCGACTCGACGGGCAGCGGCTGGAGTTGACCGTCGCCGACGACGGCGGAGCGGTGGAGAGCCCGCCCCGGCACCGGGGCGGGCACGGCCTGAGCGCCCTGGCCGCCCGGGTCGAGGCGCTCGGCGGTACGCTCGACGCCGGGCGCGCCGGGCAGGGCTGGCTGGTCACCGCCACGTTTCCGCTGCCGGCCGAAGGGGCCTCATGAGCATCCGCGTCCTCCTGGCCGACGACCACGACGACGTCCGCGCGGCCTACCGGATGATCCTGGACGCCCAGCCCGACCTCACCGTGGTGGCGGAGGCCGCCGACGGCCTCGCCGCGTTCGAACAGGCCCGCCTGCTCCGCCCCGACGTGGTGCTGGCGGACATCCGGATGCCGAAGCTGGACGGCCTGGAACTGACCCGGCGGCTGGCCGGGCCCGAGGTAGCCGACCCGCTGCGGGTGGTCGTGGTGACCACCTTCGACCTGGACGAGTACGTGCACGCCGCGCTCCGGCACGGCGCGGCCGGCTTCCTGCTCAAGCGGTCCAGCCCCGCCCTGCTGGTCGAGGCGGTCCGGGCGGCGGTGGCCGGTGACACCCTGATCAGCCCGCAGGTCACCGTCCGGCTGCTGCGTCAACTGGCCGCCCCCGCCCCGGCGTCGCCGCAGGCGGAGCCCGTCGAGCCGCTGACCCCGCGGGAGACCGAGATCGCCGGGCTGGTCTCGGGCGGGGCGACCAACGCGGAGATCGCCGAGCAGTTGTTCATCTCGGCCGGCACGGTCAAGAACCACCTGGCGAACATCCAGCGCAAGCTCGGCGTGCGGAACCGGGTCGGCATCGCCGCCTCGGTCTGGGGCGACCGCCGATAGCGGGAGGGCCGTCGATAGCGGGACGGCCGGTGATAGCGGGACGGCCGGTGATAGCGGGACGGCCGGTGATAGCGGGACGGCCGGTGAGGCCGGCGGCCGCCTACGGGGGCGGCAGGAGGCTTCCCAGCGGGCCGAGGTCGAGGTTCAGGTCGGCGCGGTTCAGGCCGTAGCGGGCGCAGAGGTCGTCCATCCTGTCGTGAAGCGCCATCAGGGTCGCACCGAGTCGCTCCTCCTGCTCCTCGCTGAGGTCCCCGGCGTCGACCCGGCGCAGCGCCTGGCGCTCCATGAGCTGCCGCAGGAGTTCGACCAGGGTGAGCACGAGCTGGACCAGGTCCCGTTCGACGTTCTCGGGGTCGGTGCCGTCGGTGTTGATCCTGCGGGCCGGGTGGGGCTGCCGGTCCCGCACCCGACGGCCGTCCTCGGGGGACGCGGGCAGCAGGCGGAACGCGCGATCGGCGGCCGCGGCGACCTCCGCGTAGCGACGGTCCCGGCCGTCACGCTCGGCGCGGTCGGCGCGGCCGGTGTCACCGTCGCGGCCGGCACCGCCGGTCCGACCGGCGTCCGAGGGGCTCACGGCCCATCACCGCCGAGCCGCCTGCCGTCCTGCCACGGGGAGAGCTCCGGGCCGCTGATCGAGACGATCAGGGCCCGCAGCGAGATGCGCACGAGGTCGACGTCGGCGACGGACAGCACGATGTCGCCGGTGAGGACGACACCCCCGCCCAGCAGCCGGTCCAGGAGGTCGACGAGGGCGATCCGGCGGTCCGGCAGCGGCTCCTGCCCGCCGTACCGGTCGCCCGGCCCGGGCTGCTGACCGTTCATACCGGCCGTTCACCACCCGTCGGCTCGTCCTGGGGCAGGACGGCGAAGGAGTAGGGCGCCCACGGGCCGGTGACCTCGACGCGGACCCCGTTCAGCCCCTGCCCCGCCCGCAGGACGTCCTCGCGGAACACCCCGGCCCGCTCCACGGGCACCAGGTAGGCGTCGTTGAGCACGTTCTCGCCCTGCTCCCCCACCGGCTCCCCGCTGTGGACGCGGTGGTGCGCCCGGGCCACCGCCAGTCGGGCTGCGGCGGCCTCCACCCGGGCCGCCGCCTGTTCCGCGGCGCGGTAGCGCTCCGCGTGCCGGTCGCGCACGGCCCTCCGGGCGTGCAGGTAGGCCCGGCCCGGCCCGACGTCCGCGGGCGGCGGACCCTCGGGCACCGGATCCGGTGCCGGAGCCTCGACATAGATCTTCACGCCCCATTCGACCTGCGCCGCGAGCCGGGCGAGCGCCGCCGTGAACTCGTCCTGCCGGGCGTCGAGGGCGCTGCGCACGCCGTCGTCGTCGAAGTACACCGTCGCGAGGCGCAGCGGGAGGACGGTGGTGACCGCGGCGAGCGCGGCGACCACGGCGTGGTGGGCCCGGGCCGCGGTTTCGAGCCACTGGAGGTCCTCCAGGTGCTCGGCGAGGGCGTCCTGCCGGAAGTCCTCGGCGGGTACGCGGCTGACGGCCGCCGCGAGCCCGGGGTCTTCGGCGTGCAGGAGCAGCACCGGGGCGCCGGCGATCCCGTGCGCGCCGGCGGCGGCGGGCCCGAGGGCTTCGGTGCTCCTGGCGACGGCGTAGGCGTAGACGACGGTGCCGGCCATCACTCCTCCCGGGTGCGTCGCGTGCGGGGCGCCGGGGCGGCGCGCTTCGCGCGTGCGGGGCGGCGGACGGGGGGCTCCTCGGCGGCCGGGGGCAGGCCCGGCTCCGCCCGCAGCCGGGCGAGTTCGCCGCGCAGGCGCTCGTTCTCGGCCTCCAGTTCCCGTGCCGGCTCCCGGTCGGCGGCCGGCAGGCGGTCGCCCCGGGCGCGCGAGGAGAGCGAGGGATCGTGCTCCCACCAGTCGATGCCCATCTCCTTGGCCTTGTCCACCGAGGCGACCAGCAGGCGCAGTTTGATGGTGAGCAGTTCGATGTCGAGCAGGTTGATCTGGATGTCACCGGCGATGACGATGCCCTTGTCGAGGACGCGTTCGAGGATGTCGGCGAGGTTGGCGGAGGAGCCCTGGGCGTAGGGCGGTGCGGCTCGGGAGGAGGTGGAGCCGAACCTGTCGGCGATGGGTTGTGTCACGACCGTTCGGCCTTCCTCTCCTGGTTCGGGCCCCTGGCCGGGGCCGGACGCATCACGGCTCCCCGCGCTGCCATGCCCTGATCTCGTCCAGCCGGTCGAGGAGTTCGTCCTCCCGCCGGTCGAAGGTCTCCTCGTCGATGTCGCCGGCGAGCAGGGCCTGCTCCAGTTCGGCCAGTTCGCGTTCGACGGGCGCGGGATCGTAGTACTGCTGCTCGGCTGCTTCCTGGATGCGTTCGGCCACCCACACGGCGCCGCGGACGGGTGCCAGCGGCAGGGTGAGGATCTGCGTGATCAGACCCATGGCTTCCTCGCTTCCTCCGCATCATCTTCTCCGCGTCGCTTTCTGCGCGTCCTCGGACTCAGACGAAGCTGTACGCGGGCAACGGACCGTGCAGGCGCAGGTCCACGCTGTCACCGAGTTCGGCTGCGAGGCCCTTCTCGGCCGTCAGGAAGGCGTCCTCGGCGTCACGGGCGACGAGGAACGAGATGCTCAGGAAGACGTCGCCGGACGGCGGGGAGGATCGCTCGTCGCGCGCATGGGGCCGCAGTGCCTGGGTGATGCCGGCGGCGAGGGCCTCCTGGCGGGCGCGCACCTCCTGGGAGACGAGTTCGCCGAGCACCACCGGGGCGTCGGGGGCGGCGCGCCCGCCGCGGATCTCGTCGTTGAGGCGCCGGGCCTCCGGCGACTCCGCCAGGATCCGGCGCAACAGGCTCTCCTCGTCCTCGGTGGCCTTGAGGTGGAACTCGGCGCACCCGTCGAGTTCGCTCAGCCGGGCCGCGTACTGCTCGGCGTTTTCGGTGAGGGCCGCGCGGACGGCGTCGTCGTCGGGGGCGGTCAGGCCGAAGCGCAGCGGGAGAACCGTGCCGCCGGCCATGAGGCGCTCCTGCACCGCCTGGTGGGCGGCGAGGTCGCGGCGTTTGGCGCGCAGGCCGGGCGGCGCGTCGCTGACGACCGCGGTCAGCCGTCCGCCGTCGACGGTCCGCAGGGCGGCGGGGTCCGCTCCGACTCCCGCGAGGCCGCTCAGGTCGAGCGGATGCGTGCCGGCGACGATGGAGTAGACGTAGACGGCCATGGTTCACTCCTCGCGGTGCCGCGCCGGTCGGCGGGCCGGGCGCTCGCGCTTCTCGGCGGGCTCCTTCTCCTCGTCGCGGCCGCCGCGCACGGCGTCGGTGACGGC of the Kitasatospora sp. NBC_01246 genome contains:
- a CDS encoding GvpL/GvpF family gas vesicle protein translates to MAVYVYSIVAGTHPLDLSGLAGVGADPAALRTVDGGRLTAVVSDAPPGLRAKRRDLAAHQAVQERLMAGGTVLPLRFGLTAPDDDAVRAALTENAEQYAARLSELDGCAEFHLKATEDEESLLRRILAESPEARRLNDEIRGGRAAPDAPVVLGELVSQEVRARQEALAAGITQALRPHARDERSSPPSGDVFLSISFLVARDAEDAFLTAEKGLAAELGDSVDLRLHGPLPAYSFV
- a CDS encoding GvpL/GvpF family gas vesicle protein — its product is MAGTVVYAYAVARSTEALGPAAAGAHGIAGAPVLLLHAEDPGLAAAVSRVPAEDFRQDALAEHLEDLQWLETAARAHHAVVAALAAVTTVLPLRLATVYFDDDGVRSALDARQDEFTAALARLAAQVEWGVKIYVEAPAPDPVPEGPPPADVGPGRAYLHARRAVRDRHAERYRAAEQAAARVEAAAARLAVARAHHRVHSGEPVGEQGENVLNDAYLVPVERAGVFREDVLRAGQGLNGVRVEVTGPWAPYSFAVLPQDEPTGGERPV
- a CDS encoding gas vesicle protein K, which encodes MSPSDAGRTGGAGRDGDTGRADRAERDGRDRRYAEVAAAADRAFRLLPASPEDGRRVRDRQPHPARRINTDGTDPENVERDLVQLVLTLVELLRQLMERQALRRVDAGDLSEEQEERLGATLMALHDRMDDLCARYGLNRADLNLDLGPLGSLLPPP
- a CDS encoding gas vesicle protein, coding for MNGQQPGPGDRYGGQEPLPDRRIALVDLLDRLLGGGVVLTGDIVLSVADVDLVRISLRALIVSISGPELSPWQDGRRLGGDGP
- a CDS encoding gas vesicle protein; protein product: MTQPIADRFGSTSSRAAPPYAQGSSANLADILERVLDKGIVIAGDIQINLLDIELLTIKLRLLVASVDKAKEMGIDWWEHDPSLSSRARGDRLPAADREPARELEAENERLRGELARLRAEPGLPPAAEEPPVRRPARAKRAAPAPRTRRTREE
- a CDS encoding gas vesicle protein GvpG, giving the protein MGLITQILTLPLAPVRGAVWVAERIQEAAEQQYYDPAPVERELAELEQALLAGDIDEETFDRREDELLDRLDEIRAWQRGEP